One window of Sardina pilchardus chromosome 2, fSarPil1.1, whole genome shotgun sequence genomic DNA carries:
- the LOC134100105 gene encoding uncharacterized protein LOC134100105, translating to MEPHVRTLVIVLVLVYYILCIKHFWENIQFENESRLRLENNVLMHWSRRRRIARHFSRRRRTIFRDAVILMMRRTSFQRPTRSRWTYPRSDGWWPHIYSTWTDREWLSNFRMRRASFDHLCDTLRPWLIRQNTNYRRAVTVEVRVAICIWRLATNLEYRSISHLFAVGLSTCCLITQEVVTAINVILKPKYLKHPSAAEFRVITQGFRDRWRFPQVAGAIDGTHIKIRAPPDHSSDYFNRKGDYSIILQAVVDHKLKFWDINVGRPGKVHDARVFSLSSLCERGSAGTLLPQYTEMFEGVDIPLFLLGDSAYPLLNWLMKPYPEGGRVTPQQLNFNHRLSQARMAVERAFGRLKGRWRCLYKECEAHITFVSRIVSACCVLHNYCEEHNEEFLEGDIAVVEAEDVGHQEEVNALQQPNNIRDALCQYFSTM from the exons ATGGAGCCACACGTTCGTACTTTGGTCATTGTTCTTGTGCTAGTGTATTACATTCTCTGTATCAAGCATTTTTGGGAAAATATCCAATTTGAGAATGAGTCGCGGCTGCGACTGGAGAACAATGTTCTGATGCACTGGAGTCGCCGGAGACGTATAGCGCGTCATTTCAGCCGGAGGAGACGCACTATTTTCAGAGATGCAGTCATTCTGATGATGAGACGAACGTCTTTCCAAAGACCCACAAG GAGCAGATGGACATACCCAAGGAGTGATGGCTGGTGGCCCCATATCTACAGCAcctggacagacagagaatggCTGTCCAATTTCCGGATGCGAAGAGCCAGTTTTGATCACCTGTGTGACACACTCCGTCCATGGCTTATACGCCAAAACACAAATTATAGACGGGCTGTGACAGTAGAGGTCCGTGTGGCAATTTGTATTTGGAGATTGGCGACGAACCTGGAGTATAGGTCCATCTCACACCTGTTTGCCGTTGGGTTGTCAACCTGTTGTTTAATTACACAAGAGGTTGTGACTGCTATAAATGTAATTTTAAAGCCCAAATATCTAAAGCATCCCTCTGCAGCTGAGTTTAGGGTGATTACACAGGGGTTTCGAGACCGATGGAGGTTCCCTCAAGTGGCAGGGGCGATTGAtggcacacacataaagattaGAGCTCCACCTGACCATTCTTCTGACTATTTTAACAGAAAGGGGGATTACTCAATAATTTTGCAGGCTGTAGTGGACCATAAATTGAAGTTTTGGGACATAAATGTGGGAAGACCAGGCAAGGTACATGATGCCCGTGTTTTTTCCCTCTCATCCCTATGTGAGCGGGGCAGTGCAGGAACTCTTTTACCTCAGTACACTGAAATGTTTGAGGGGGTAGATATTCCACTTTTTCTTTTGGGGGATTCGGCCTATCCGCTTCTAAACTGGTTGATGAAACCTTATCCAGAGGGTGGACGGGTAACACCACAGCAGCTGAATTTTAACCACAGGTTAAGTCAAGCCCGTATGGCGGTTGAGCGTGCCTTTGGTCGCCTAAAAGGCCGTTGGCGCTGCCTTTATAAAGAATGTGAAGCCCACATTACATTTGTCAGTCGCATAGTGTCTGCTTGCTGTGTGCTTCATAATTACTGTGAGGAACATAATGAGGAATTTCTGGAGGGAGATATTGCTGTGGTAGAGGCCGAGGATGTTGGTCATCAGGAAGAGGTGAATGCACTACAGCAGCCCAACAACATCAGAGATGCATTGTGTCAGTACTTCTCTACAATGTGA